A region of the bacterium genome:
TTTTGATCAAGCCAACACCTTTGCTTTAATGGCGCCCAAACAATTGTTTAAAGTTTATTTAAATAAAGACTTTAAAGAAGAAGACACCAAAACCTGGGAAGCCTATTTAAAGTCGCCTTCAGATTTTACTCAGATCATTGTTTTTGCTCCCAAGCTGGACAAACGCAAAAAACTGACCAAACTTTTGCAAAAGCACAAACTGTTGCAAGAATGCCCGCAGCCCTCTCTTCATGAAATGGGTTCTTGGCTAAAACGCTTTAGCCAAGAAAAAAACCTAAGCTTTGACCCTCAAGCCAGCACCCTTTTATTGGACTACCTTGGCGCTGACCTTGCCAAACTGTTTAACAGTCTGGAAAAACTTGCCTTGTATAAACATCCTCAAACACAGGTTAGCCTTGAAGACATTCATCAAGTTATTTTACAGTCCAGTGGTCAAGATATTTTTACTTTGATTGACTTTGTTTTTGAACAGAAGAAAAAACAAGCTTTGGAAACCTTAAAATTTATTTTACAAGGCGGTGACCACCCTTTGGTTGTTTTAAGCTTGTTGATTCGGCATACGCGTATTCTTATGCTGTGCAAAACTCTTCAAGCTAGCCCTCCTGCCAGCATTGCTAAAAAGGCCGGCATACCGCCTTTTACGGTGAAAAAATATGTACAGCAATCCAAACACTTGTCCGGTCAAAAATTGTATCAGGTGTTTACACAGCTCAATCACCTGGACACGCAGTTTAAGTCCAGCCCCGTTCCTGCCCGATGGCAGCTAGAACAATTTATCATTGCTCTCTAGTTGAACAATTCAAAACACACTAAGCCAAGTATTGTAAAACTGCTTGCTGTAGCCATAAAAAAAGCCCGCATGTGCGGGCTTTTAATAAAATTTATGATTTGTTTAATAATTAAAATGTTGCTTTGATTTCTGCACCTGCTGAAAAGTTCCAAAAAGTCCCTCCGTCAGCAACGTTATTATAAATCACCCTAGCTGTTGGTCCTGCAACCAAGAAATCATTAATAGGAAATTCATACCCCCCAGCAAAACCTAAAGCCAAACCTAAATCACTTTCTGCTGAAACGCTGGTTCCTAAAATTTCAGTGTCTACTTTAAGCTTAGACAAACCAATGGAAGGTCTAATGTAGGCATTGTCTTGTAAATAATATTGACCACCCAACATAAAACCATTGTTCTTGGTATCAACATCATTTTTGGAGTACGCAGTGGTAAATAAGTCAATCATTCCAATCCACTCATCTGTTAACTGGTAACCTACTCTTAAGCTTACACCAACACCTGTATCAGATTCTGTTTCACCACCATCAGCTGCAACACCAACACCAAAATTTAAATCTGCTGCTACGTGAAAGCCATTGTTTTCTTGTGCTTTTGCCGTGAAGCTAAGCAAACTTATCCCTAGAAGAATTGTTAAAAAGAATTTATTTTTCATCATAGATAGCAATCTATTTTATTTTTTATACTAGCGCAAAAAAAAAGTGTTTTTACTTACTTTATCGTTATCAATATAAAAAAGGCTCTTTACAAATCCTATAAAAAACAGAAGCACTTCTACCTAATCTTAGTGACATTTTTGCGCACTTAGGCAGAATTAAAGCTACCCCTTGACTGGAATCTCTGTGCGCTTACCTTATAACTATCTGTAATTTAAGCACTTTAAAAAAGTCGTTTTTGGCTTTTAATTTGCAACATATTACACATAGTACTTTAAGAAAGGGGCTGTTTTATGAATCACATCATCAAACAAAAACAAGACAAAGAACGTTCTAAAGAACAGTTTGAACCCATTCCTCTCTATGTCCCACAATTTGATATGCCCGCCTTTGAACCACGTGAAGAAGATGAACTCAAAGATAAAAATGACAACACGTCTGAACGCGGCGTTTGGATTACTGAAATATAACAAAAAAACCAACTCAAGCCTTTGATATGATGAAAATTATTGACGCGTCTAGGCTTGCGCACTATAACACTAAGCATGGTTAAAAAATTTGTTTTAGCATTTTGCTTAATGCTGGTTTTTTTTATTTCATCTGCGCAAGCTGAAATGACAGCCGCTCCAGGGGACTACTCTCTGCGTATTAAAATGGGCCCTGCCTTTAACGTACAAAACTGGGAAGATCAAATGCGCGTTGGCGGTGAATTTGACTACGAACTGGGCTACAGCATGGGCGTTAATTTTTTAACCTTGTTTGGTATCGGGGATAACTTTCGTTTTCAAATGATTCCAAGTCTTCGTTATGACTATCTCTATATTGGACCCGCTTCTTTTCATGGCCTACTGGGTCTTGGGTATGGGCGCCTGGAAAAAGACAACACTTTGGACATGCGCTTGGGTACAGGCGTAATTTTACCGCTGGGAGATCACTATGAAGTGACCAGCGATCTCAACTTTTTTACCAGCCTTGCTGGTGCCAATGGCACCCCCATCACCATGGAGTGGCTTTTGGGCTTTGGATTTAAGTTTTAATCACCGTTTTTATTTACTTACATAGACAAACTCACCGTTGTCTATATTTACATTAAATAAAGCCTTAAGGCTGTTCCAACCAATAAACATGGCCCTTTGACCTACTGGATCAATAACAATATCCGATAAAATTAGATTCACCGGTCCAAAACTGTCATTGACATCAACAATATCTGTACGATCACCGCTCACAAGGTCTACAGACATAATTAAGGCATTGTTGGCGTTGAGTGTTATAATTTTCCTATTACGCTCATCCAAAGCAATGGCTTCTGTTACAGACAGTGAACTGCCTGTACCAACACTGTTACTTGAAACAACCACTCTATCGCCTGTTCCTGGATCAACTTCATATATCGCTGCCAAAAAAGAATCCACAACGTAAATTTTAGCAATGTTTGGGCTATATACTATATCTGTCATTTGAGAAAAATCATCGCCTGCACCTATTGAAGCATCTGCAACAATCGTGCGATTACCTGTGTTTACATCAATGGCCAACACAGCATGCAAGATACGATCAACCATATATATAATGTGATCCTCATCGTAAGCAATCCCAAAAGGCAAGGCTATATTAGGACCTGTACCGGTCATTCCATCAGAAATAATCGTTCTATTTCCGTTAGTAAGATCAACCATAAACAAAGCATCTATACTATTATCGCAAACATAGGCACGCTGGTTCAATAAATCTAAAGCCAAATCATTTGGGCTTGTAAAGTTTGGCCCGGAACCAACACTGTCACTTGAAACAATTGTTCTATTTCCGCTATTTAAATCAATACGAAATAAAGTATGCGCCAAACGATCTAAAACATAGGCCGTGTTGTTGACCCAATCCAGCTCAATAGCCTCAATAAAATCCAAGTTTTGTCCAGTGCCCACATTACCCTGAGAAATCACATCACGATCACCCGTGCTAAGACCAACTGAGAAAATATTGTTATTGTCACGGTCAACCACCCAAAATTCATTAGCGTTGTTAGGGTTGAGCAGAACGTCTGAAGGTGAAGTAAAATCTACCCCCAACCCTGTTGAAGCATTGGAAACAA
Encoded here:
- the holA gene encoding DNA polymerase III subunit delta yields the protein MQSPPPIRILFGDNRFLQNLEYQKAKDSMEQAGEFNEVNFNAEQDGWKSIFDQANTFALMAPKQLFKVYLNKDFKEEDTKTWEAYLKSPSDFTQIIVFAPKLDKRKKLTKLLQKHKLLQECPQPSLHEMGSWLKRFSQEKNLSFDPQASTLLLDYLGADLAKLFNSLEKLALYKHPQTQVSLEDIHQVILQSSGQDIFTLIDFVFEQKKKQALETLKFILQGGDHPLVVLSLLIRHTRILMLCKTLQASPPASIAKKAGIPPFTVKKYVQQSKHLSGQKLYQVFTQLNHLDTQFKSSPVPARWQLEQFIIAL
- a CDS encoding porin family protein codes for the protein MMKNKFFLTILLGISLLSFTAKAQENNGFHVAADLNFGVGVAADGGETESDTGVGVSLRVGYQLTDEWIGMIDLFTTAYSKNDVDTKNNGFMLGGQYYLQDNAYIRPSIGLSKLKVDTEILGTSVSAESDLGLALGFAGGYEFPINDFLVAGPTARVIYNNVADGGTFWNFSAGAEIKATF